The genomic stretch TGGTGTTGGGCCTGGCCCTAAGCTGGAGCTCACAGCTCTTGGCTGCCAGCAGAGCTTCCTTTAGTGCCAGGAGATACTAAATCATGGCCTGGGCGGCTCTGTAGGTGCAAAATgagcatctgtgcttgcccagatGGGGAACTAGGGGAGTGCGACTTCTGGTGAGGGTAGGGAGGACGTGCTGCGGGTGCGGAGGCAGCAGCTTGTCTGATGCTCTAGTTGGCAGGTCAGTAACACACTGATGGATTCTATGACTGTAACATCTGATGCCCTGGACTCAGCAAATGGTGGTAGCTCCTAGCTGAGTCTTTGAGTAGGCAAGTGATTTTTGGTAGCTGCCCTGGTTCTTGCAGAGATGGGTGTTTACAGGACCTGGGCACCTGGCTTTGCTGTAGGACAGCCCCCGCACATGGAGTCTCATCCTGCCTATTCTTGTTTTACAGAGCTCATGGCAAAATTGGAAAAACacaaaggggaggaagaggaggaacagCAGCATTCAGACCATGCAGAGGATCCACAATAGCAGAGCACCCTGTTTTGTATCTAGCTGAATAAAGCTTTcgtgggagaaaaaaaaaaaaagctcacagCAGTTGCCTTGGGGCCAGCAGCTGTAGCCAGGCATTGTGTATCCAACCAGCAGCTACTAGAACAGTGTCCTGACTGTGCCGGACTCCTTGTTTGCTGCCCTGTGAAGGCATAAGGCAGAACAGGTAAGGTCAGACTCAAGAGTCATGGCTGAGTACAGCCTTCTGCTACCACCATGCTGCCAGCAGGACCACAACAGTTGCCTCTGAGTGCAGCAGTGCGCCTGGGGAAGGAGGTGTTGAAGACTACATTCAGTTACttcataacttctttttttgacCAAGGCGCTGCTGTTTCACTTCTAACTTTGCACTGATCCTgcttgcttcctgttgctgtgTAAGCATAAAACTATCATCTCTAAGTTAATTTATGTCCATAATATTTGAGCATGTAGCAAGCTGAAAGCATGGACAGGGATGAGAAATATCAGCTTGTGTTAAGTTCATCCTTCACCCTAAAAATGCTAACTCAGGGGAAGGCAGGCTAAAGCGCTGCAGTTACTTGTGATTTATTACAGCTCAGTGTATGCCCTCCTGTGTTTTCTGCCTGCCTCTTGGTTCCTAGGAGAATTGGAGAAAGGCTTAGAACTTCAGTGGGCAACACCTGTTAAATAATCCCTCTTCTGTGAGGAATCCCATCTCCTCCAAACCATCACTCACTCAGTCCCAGAGGTTTTATGCTGAGTGAGTACTGTGCTTTTTCTTGCTCTAAGTACCAGCAGGCTTTTTAAGTCCCTGTCCAGGCTTGTGGGAGAGGGTTAAGGATTTTTGCAAGCTGCAGAACTTCATGACAAGCTAGGAAATAAAGATCTACTTActataataaaattaaaccagGAGCCAAACCTGATCCTAGGATAGGGCCACTTCTACTTCCTGTCTATCTCTTGTATCCTGCCCTTACAAACACCCCTGCTCTAGAGCATGAGTGCATTCTACTGAAACTTTCAGGAAAGAGCAAGAGCAGTTGTTTGCAGCTTCTTGCTTTAGTTGAAGTAAGTTTTTCAAACATGAAGGCAGTCGCAGCTAAcagtgctgcaggctgctgtggTGAGCTGTTCAACAGCAACTGCCTTCAGCAGGTGTGTTCTGTCTAATGCCACCCAGCCCTTGCCAGCTGAGGTGCAAACAGCAGCCTTTTAAGTAAGGAAACAAGAAGAGAGTAACCATGCACAGCCAGCCTGTGTCATCATTCATGACCCACTCCATCATCTTGCAGAAACagcagacttaaaaaaaaaacttcagaaatattttatttgttttggcaaAAAACTAGAGTAACAAACTTTATCTGGGTTCAAGTACAATTTATAAACACAAGAAGGACCTGTTGCCAGCACCACTACTCCCATCAACCACACCTACAGGACTGGATTCTCAGTGCTTCATTAAAGAGTAGAAAGACATCCAGCACCGATGGTCCTTCGAAGGGTCAAACTAAAAGCCTTAAATACACCTCCaaagaacaaatacagaatAGGGGAGAGCTGCCACAGCCATGAATTGAGGGGAGCCACAGGAGAAGCAAGTTTTTACCTGTCATTCAGTCAGGGaaggcagaacagcaacagcaatgGAAGGCTTAAAATCAATTCTGTACATGATGTTCAAAGAGTCACAAGCAAGAGGATTTAGCATGAAAGTCAACTATTCCCCCCATGCCAGGGCAAGTCACTGAGAACACGCTGGTACGAGTTACATGCTGTGAAACCAGCCCAGCTAACACAAGGCTCAATTAGATGGGCTGTGGGGGATAAAAAAGCTGGTAGATTGCACAGGCATACACACTGGGTTTGGTGATCCAGGCAGCCATGAGAGGGGAGGCTGGAATGCCCTGTCTGACCTGGAGTTCAGAGTGCTCAGCATCAAGTGAGAGGAGTCTCTTCAAAAACTCTCCAGAACTGGAAGAGAAGAatccagtgctgcagaggagtgCCCGATGCAGTGAGCGTGCCTGGAATGGAATCGGGTTGCCTTTGATCTCCCGTTTTCCATCACAAAGCAGTGACTAAATTTAAGAACATaatcccttccccccccaccttcaAAAGCTACCCTGTGACAACACAGTAACTAATCTGACTAGCTCTAAGAGAATGCCCAAAACTAAGCTGCCTGCCTCCCCTTAACTCTAAGGCACccttaaaagagaaagaaccaaAGAGGGTAGGGACATGCAGCCTTCAACTGTGATACAAGGAAGCCAgtgatttttagaaaaacataaatagAGACCAAACAGACTCACTCAACCCATTCAAGTGATCTGCCAGTGCTCAGCTGCAAGAACTGGGACTCTGGGCACTGCACCATCTGGAATACGCCACAGTTCCTTGGGATTGATCCTTTTCCAGCTCAGGTCTGTCCATTTGTTTCCAGGCTACTTCTTAAGTAAACAGGCAGCTGAAGTTCCTTCCCAAGGACCTGCAGACTCTTCTATGCGTAACATTTATCACTTATTACAAACAGGACCAATAAATTACAATGTCCAGAAAGCTCCTCCAGAACCAGGTCTAGTCCCTGTTTTTCTAGAATTCCCAGTCATCCACATCCAGCTGCTCCAGGTTTGACACCAGCCCAAAAATGCCACTGGGATCCTGGGGCCGCGTTCCTTCAAAATTGGTGATTGGGGTGACAGGGCGCAGGAGTTCAGGGAGTGCTTCAGAAGCGCGACGCTTGATCTGCACAGAAAGAAGAGAACTCGGCTGCTGAAATGCTTCCCCAGTTGCGCATCACAGATGAGCAGAACAACGTGTGGTTACAGGCAGAAAGTAAGAACACAGCATTATCCTTCTGCCAGCTCCAAGACGCGCAGAGCTTTCACAGTGCACCTTGTATCGAGAAACTGCTTTGCATGCAGCCTTTTCAGCAGCACTTCGATGCTACGGTCCTGATGCTCCCCTCAGTGAAGCACCACCCTAACCCTCAGCTCAGAGCAAGCCAGGCAAATAATTTCACGGGCAGGAGACCCCCTGCCTCTTCCCATGCCAGGGCTGGAGCTCACCAACCTGCCACAGAGCTGTAAGCAACACACGTCACCTCAATTTGGTCTCAGTAAGGACCAGGTAAGGACTGCCTTGCCCCAGTACTCAATAGTGTCtgtgggtgaaaaactggcatACAGGACTGGCAGATTTACATCCCCTGTTTAGATAAGGAAGAGATGCATTGAGAAAAGCAAGTCCACCTCCCAGGAGAATGTGAGGATCACCAAGCTGCACTACAATTAGGCACCAAACTAACTTAATCCTTTCAGATCACAGAAAATTCAGCAACTCAACTTTCCCACCCTCAGGTTCAGTGACACAGCAAGACAACAACTACAGAAAAGCCACTGTTCTTTATCCACAGATTAACTGAGTTCCTTACCTGCTTGAAAAAGGGATGATTAAGCAGAGTGCCTGCGCTTGGCCTGTGGAAGGGAGTTAGAATAAATTAAGCACACAAGAAAATGCATAAAGTCAggtagtgaaagaaagaaaagaccagGGTCCTTCCTGCCTCTCTCATTTCTCAGCTATAGGGTATCTCCCTTTTGTAACCAGTAGCACTGTATATTATGTTCACATGATGTTTTATGCAAGCAGTCCAACCTTCTGCGGAAGTTACCTACTTGCGCACCCCAACATTTGGTCAAGGAAGAGTTTCTGAACAGTGTGGTATGCTAGGAGAGTTTGTCATGGCTAAAGATGACTTTACACTCACTACAGAGGAAAATATAGTTCTTGATCATTTCCCTTTATTATTCTCTGCTGGCTGAACAGCAGACGTTCGCAGTGATGGAAACTGGGTAAACTGTCTCACAGGGACCAGAAATTCAAGTTgtactgtttattttcctgacaTGTAGCGCCACTCTACCCCTCAAAGAAGGCTGCAAAGTAATTCTTCAGGCTCTCCTATAGAAAGTGCTCAAGTTGTTAACACTGCTCTTGTTTTACATACTTGGACTGCTCTTCTCAATGTATGGAGCACATCCTCACTCCACtatgcttttggaaagaaaatttcaaaccACCTCTGCTGGCTCTCATGGTTTAATCAGCCCTAGCAGCTTTCACCTGGCTTTACCTGAAATCGGGATTCCGCTGGAGGCACTGCTCTACAAAGTTATGGAAGTAAGTGGAGAAGGTCCGAAGATAAGGGTGCAGGGTTGGCTCTCCATTGGCCGCTCTCACGTTGCTAATAGCCATGCTCTCGCCCATCCCATAGTTAGCACTTGAACGGGAGGTCTTCATAGTCAGCTCATCAGCAGGAATTGTGGTGGTGTCCAGCAGGCAGGGAACAGTTCCATTCAGCTTTTCCAAGAGCATCTGGAAGAGAAGGGGCATAAGCAACATCACACACAGTAAGACTAGACAGTTAAGATTTCCCATTCAGGTAAGCATGGCACCCTTCTGTCTTCACATTCCAGTGCACCAAAGCAGTTCCATGTGCCAGGATGAAGGATAAGAAAAGAGCCTTTAAACCTTACCTGAGTAGAAGGCATGTCTTTAAATGGTACGTGTCCATTTGCCAGCTCACAGGCTGTTATCCCTACACTGTAAATGTCAGATTTCGCATCGTAACCCTGGAGATTctagatgaaaaggaaaagaaaaaattagccTTGTGGACTTACATGTGATTGCATGGGCAATACCCATGATTTGATATGCAGAAGAGCAAACCCAAATGATTGGAGCAGAAATAGTACAACCCACATGTAGGCTGGTTtattgtggtggtggttttttttgtttgttaaacaGTTAAGGGCAACATATATTTAACTGAAATCAGCTATCTAGTAGAGATGACATCCACCTTAGGGTAACTAGCATCTAATGTAACACTTTGCTAAGGGGAGACTCTGTAGAGGTACCTACAGGAAAACTAGTCAAATAGATCCAATCAAATTCTACCCACTCACCCTGCACCTGTCCCAAATCTGTTTCCTCTAgcctccccccttccttttccttacaTTCGCACACCTTCctctgaagggaaagaaaagacaatgtTGTAATATGGGCTTCTCAGCAGTTGCCCTTTTTGACAGGAATACGGGTTTCCCCTTGCTAGGGGTCACTGTTTTTAAGGTTAAAAGGATAGGAAAAAAGGGCAGAGCTCATCATGAGAAAAAGTAACcctgtggcttttgctttgtttcccccccgccctgcccccaAACATGCCATAAGAACTCAGAAAGTTATACAGAGATACCATATATCACTAAAAActagcagctttttttaaaacacacctGCTGCAAGACTTCAGGACTGAGCCAAGGCAGGACTTTGATGCTGTATTTGGGAAAGTCATGAACAACTTTGAGTCGCTGCCCATGGTTGATCATACTTAGATTACTTCGCAGGCCAGAGAGGTACACCTTCCCGTCCACAGAGATCAGGATATGGCTGGCTTTAACActcctgaaaaaaagtaaaaatagtcaGGTTCCCTGGCTTCAAAGGAGTTATGTTCCTTATAGCTTTCCCAGGAAGACTTAGTGCAGAAGGGCACTACAAAGGATTTAAGGCAGGCATAGATAAGCTGAACTTCTTTTACAGTACATACAATAAAAGTAATAACCACTAATAACCTAGAACTTTCAGCATCTGAAATTTACTCTCACAACAGAGAAATGTGTCAGAGAAGAGGACAAATATGCTAAAGGGTGGAGACAGCAATTTAGAAAGAGATTAAGAAAAGTTGTAGTACTAAACAGAAATTCATACTTAGTGAGCACCTACGGAAATGCTAAAAGCCTACTTTACTGGACAGCTCAATGCACAGCACAATACTTGATCAGCCTCTGGAGACACTCAGGAGGCTGATATTCCTAACAACCATCCTGAATGCTGTGCAAAACCACCTCTACAAACATTAACAGGACTCTACACACCTGCTATGCAGGTTCCCAAAGAATGTCTGTGGCAAGGAGAAATACAGGACTAAAGGTTATGGACCCAGGATCTTCAACAGTAACAGggaaaatcccccccccccccatcagtgTCGGCCTCAATTTGGAGACTATCAACAGTATCTGAACAGAGCCTTAACAAGTCAGCATGTCAACATGAGCTGCAGTTGTGATTTTAAATACACAGTGGTCTTTGGGATAGGTTTGTTCCACAGTGACACTTTCACACAGTTTAGTAAGATCAATGATGTAATTTCCCATAAGTATCAAAGTGACTTGATCTAACagcaaagtaataaaaaacTTAGTTCAAGTGATGTGGAACGCATTATCATCTACTCTATTCTAATGATGAGCAGTATTTCTGAGAACTTCCAACAGAGGGAAAATGgatcttttgttgtttttttttttttaaatacctatgTACGTAGCCCATATGGTGGATGTAGTCAAGTGCTTTCAATACACCTTGGAGGATATATGCAATAGCCAGTTCACTCATCCCATCCATAAAATGGGTACAGATTAAATCTTTTGCAGAacctaaaaagaaacaaaccaccTCTTAAttggtcagaaaaaaaaccaaggataCTTCACCTCTTAAATTTCACTTCACAGAACATGATGGTCAGACAAAGGTATTCCCTCTCCACCTACCGTATGCCATGAAAGATGTCACTACCCATAGCTCATTGTCAGCTATGAAAGTTGCTTTGTATGGCACAATGTTAGGGTGGTTGAAGAGCTTGGAAACATGAAGTTCcccctaaaataaaaaaaaaaaagatattttgattCAATTTAGTAAATGCAGAAATATGAACACAGTGTTGATAAGCACTGCTCTTGCTGTCTGTCCTCTCCTAAACTTGCATTATGGTATTAGTGGATTCATGTTACCTGCAAGAACGTGACCATTTCGTTTGTACAGGCCTCCAAGTTCACTCTTCTGACTGTGACATACTCTCCTGTGGGTTTATACCTGGCCAGGTTCACAACCATCAAGTCTTCAAAGCCTCTGcctgaaagaaaaggcattaaAGCTTCAGCAATACTTCTGGAGAACTCCTCCAGTCCTTGACCCTTAAATAATCTTTATACTCATTTACTGAAACTATTTTTGGCCTTGTGAAAAAGAGTAATCATTCCATCAGATACCACCTTCCTTGGCATGTATTCCATCAAGAGAAATCGTCCTAGCCAGTAATATTATCCTGCCTTTCAAGTTCAGAACtgagggagaaataaaatgattaGGCCACAGTCCCAACAAGGACAGGGACAGGTTTCAGGCTGCTTCTTCTGACTTTGTACTTCACATTCAGTATCGTTAACCCACCACATGcctctttcagttcaaagcCTTTAGGACTGGCATCTCATTTTCTattaaagtgattttaaaatcaaagaggACAGGCATTTAATTCAAAAATAAGCAATCAAGAAAAGGCCAACAAATctgcaaaatttattttctttgcaaaacagaCTTTCAGTCCTCCAACCCGCTAGTAGTATTACCTATAATAGTGAGCAACTCATAACAGCTGCTGTCTGGTAGGAAGTTGCTCATGGTGTCCCTTTTAGGGGAAGAAGCTATCGACTCGGAGCTCGCCTCATTtgtctggggggaaaaaaaaaagtcaagtcaAAAGAAGTAAAGATCACATTCTAGAAAAAATCATCTGCTCCTTGTATTATCATACACCTCAAAATAATATGACAGTACTGAATATAGAAGAGAGAATTTAattgctgttaaaataattttaaatagttatttaTCAACTGAAATCCAGGAGATGCCTCATTTCAGAAGATCCAGACATCTGTGTTTCAAAACATGTAACCATAACAGGTAGGTTCTTAATTACTGTAAGCTAGAatttctttacaaatatttgGATAAAGCCAATTACTAATTCCCCAGGACACCTTAAGCACTGCTTTATAGTAACTACCTTTCTCCCATTAATTACAAACTTCTGTGACACCATCCTGTTGCCTGAACAAAGGGCATCAAAGGAAAGCTTGTTTATAGCACTTGTCTGCATTGTGGCAGTCACCATTCCTGTCTGAAGCTAGGGCTTCTTGTTTTCAGCTGCTCATCTGTGATAAGACCAGCGCAGCTGAAGCTGCTTAGCTGAATGGTAGAAGTGATGAATCAACTTAGCCCAAGATATGAAGATCAGACACACATGAAAAGAGAAGCtccaaatgaaagcaaaaacttAACTGCAAAGCATTAGTGCttacaggaagaagaaaaaaaccaaaaaaccaaaaaacaaaaaccacaccacacaggGAAGCAGCACTCCCAAGCCTGTCAGCTTTTCTTCACTACATCTGACATAAAGCTGCTTTATTTACATACACATAACCTTTCAAAGCAGGATTTTGCAGAAGACAAACTTCAATGTTCTTGCAAGTTCCATTACACCTTCCAACTCCCTGAAATTTTCAAAGTCACAAGGAGAGCATCCTAATGGGGAACCAAATTTATTTGGTGTCTAAGATAAGATTTAGTTATCTCAAATTTCCAGCACATTAACTCCTCCTGACATTTGGAACTCCAACTCATTTTTTCCACCTCATTCTTCACCAACTGCAAATGCCCTTTATCAGACCTTTTCTCATGGTAcatgaagcagaaaatgcttGTGCATTTTCCTAGAGTGACAGCAAATACTCTTTTTCCATCACTGAAAGATGGAAACAACACAGTGACAGCTGAAAA from Buteo buteo chromosome 9, bButBut1.hap1.1, whole genome shotgun sequence encodes the following:
- the STRADA gene encoding STE20-related kinase adapter protein alpha isoform X3 — its product is MSNFLPDSSCYELLTIIGRGFEDLMVVNLARYKPTGEYVTVRRVNLEACTNEMVTFLQGELHVSKLFNHPNIVPYKATFIADNELWVVTSFMAYGSAKDLICTHFMDGMSELAIAYILQGVLKALDYIHHMGYVHRSVKASHILISVDGKVYLSGLRSNLSMINHGQRLKVVHDFPKYSIKVLPWLSPEVLQQNLQGYDAKSDIYSVGITACELANGHVPFKDMPSTQMLLEKLNGTVPCLLDTTTIPADELTMKTSRSSANYGMGESMAISNVRAANGEPTLHPYLRTFSTYFHNFVEQCLQRNPDFRPSAGTLLNHPFFKQIKRRASEALPELLRPVTPITNFEGTRPQDPSGIFGLVSNLEQLDVDDWEF
- the STRADA gene encoding STE20-related kinase adapter protein alpha isoform X1, producing MSFLVSKPERIRRWVSEKFIVEGLREFELFGEQPPGDSRRKTNEASSESIASSPKRDTMSNFLPDSSCYELLTIIGRGFEDLMVVNLARYKPTGEYVTVRRVNLEACTNEMVTFLQGELHVSKLFNHPNIVPYKATFIADNELWVVTSFMAYGSAKDLICTHFMDGMSELAIAYILQGVLKALDYIHHMGYVHRSVKASHILISVDGKVYLSGLRSNLSMINHGQRLKVVHDFPKYSIKVLPWLSPEVLQQNLQGYDAKSDIYSVGITACELANGHVPFKDMPSTQMLLEKLNGTVPCLLDTTTIPADELTMKTSRSSANYGMGESMAISNVRAANGEPTLHPYLRTFSTYFHNFVEQCLQRNPDFRPSAGTLLNHPFFKQIKRRASEALPELLRPVTPITNFEGTRPQDPSGIFGLVSNLEQLDVDDWEF
- the STRADA gene encoding STE20-related kinase adapter protein alpha isoform X2, whose amino-acid sequence is MSFLRWVSEKFIVEGLREFELFGEQPPGDSRRKTNEASSESIASSPKRDTMSNFLPDSSCYELLTIIGRGFEDLMVVNLARYKPTGEYVTVRRVNLEACTNEMVTFLQGELHVSKLFNHPNIVPYKATFIADNELWVVTSFMAYGSAKDLICTHFMDGMSELAIAYILQGVLKALDYIHHMGYVHRSVKASHILISVDGKVYLSGLRSNLSMINHGQRLKVVHDFPKYSIKVLPWLSPEVLQQNLQGYDAKSDIYSVGITACELANGHVPFKDMPSTQMLLEKLNGTVPCLLDTTTIPADELTMKTSRSSANYGMGESMAISNVRAANGEPTLHPYLRTFSTYFHNFVEQCLQRNPDFRPSAGTLLNHPFFKQIKRRASEALPELLRPVTPITNFEGTRPQDPSGIFGLVSNLEQLDVDDWEF